A single window of Zootoca vivipara chromosome 17, rZooViv1.1, whole genome shotgun sequence DNA harbors:
- the TMEM223 gene encoding transmembrane protein 223, whose protein sequence is MLHCTWRAGLRIGGLAGGGSRGCVVWRLWGPTGPQHTVRFWSWGARSAHGAELPWRWGARGVQTAFPLDTNVSRDVLLFQHDRGRFFRILGLFCAGQFVFWAYLAHFAFYGLRDVGASRPEPDPQHGERPLPTLPGGATIQLSSNKWRFGFTASCLTVGSLILAAGFVFSRRSVSRILLHRGGQEVTFTTYYPLGLTSSFTVPLRHVSCMSHRSEVPAMMPLKVKGRSFYFLLDKQGRITNTKLFDITVGAYRKL, encoded by the exons ATGTTGCACTGCACATGGCGAGCTGGGCTGCGGATCGGGGGGCTGGCAGGTGGGGGGTCCCGAGGCTGCGTGGTTTGGAGGCTCTGGGGCCCCACGGGTCCACAGCACACCGTGCGCTTTTGGAGCTGGGGCGCGCGAAGCGCGCACGGCGCGGAACTGCCTTGGCGATGGGGCGCACGGGGCGTGCAGACCGCCTTCCCGTTGGATACTAATGTGTCCCGGGATGTCTTGCTTTTCCAGCACGATCGAGGCCGTTTTTTCCGTATTCTTGGGCTGTTCTGCGCCGGCCAGTTCGTGTTCTGGGCGTATCTGGCACACTTCGCTTTCTACGGCTTGCGGGATGTTGGGGCGAGCCGGCCGGAGCCGGATCCCCAGCATGGGGAGCGCCCTCTGCCAACTCTGCCGGGAGGAGCCACGATACAGTTGAGCTCCAACAAGTGGCGCTTCGGTTTCACTGCTTCTTGCCTGACCGTGG GTTCTCTGATCTTGGCGGCAGGTTTTGTCTTTTCCCGACGCTCTGTGAGCCGGATTTTGCTGCACCGAGGTGGGCAGGAGGTGACCTTTACCACCTATTACCCCTTGGGCTTGACCTCGTCCTTCACGGTCCCTCTTCGCCATGTTTCCTGCATGTCCCATCGTTCGGAGGTGCCAGCGATGATGCCACTCAAGGTTAAGGGGAGATCCTTCTATTTCCTGTTGGACAAACAGGGACGGATCACCAACACAAAGCTTTTTGACATCACTGTTGGCGCTTATCGCAAGCTGTGA